A genomic window from Trueperella bialowiezensis includes:
- the nhaA gene encoding Na+/H+ antiporter NhaA — translation MGVISRYRESLKNETIAGVVLIIGAVVALTWANFPVKAARDAYDTLAFTELFTFQGHSITASLIASDFLLALFFFIVGMELKQEFVIGSLRDPKRALVPIIAAVFGMAGPVAVYSVVQLLSDTPNWDGWAVPVATDIAFALGVLGLFGKGLPIAMRTFLMTLAVVDDLLGITIIAVFFSSNLNFVYLALSLVTIAVFGFMVQRRIIKWYILWPLGLLAWFFMFASGIHATIAGVALGMTVPAIQRASEPLPLTEELTEKLNFYSAGIILPIFAFFAAGVNIVDSGGIGAMLTDPAAMGIYLGLPVGKTIGITLGVAILVYVFRLKLGKGLSLPDILAVSMTAGIGFTVSLLIATLSFSAGVPAGPHARVAVLLGTFISLILGAILLRWRAAWHARHPEVAAAADAADDAEAPAGSADPARSGVPESADDRTWGEVPGGEPEVGPNHYDR, via the coding sequence ATGGGTGTCATTTCAAGGTATCGCGAATCGCTCAAGAACGAGACGATCGCGGGTGTCGTACTTATTATCGGAGCGGTAGTAGCGCTTACCTGGGCGAACTTTCCGGTCAAGGCCGCTCGCGACGCATACGACACGCTCGCCTTCACCGAATTATTTACTTTCCAAGGCCACTCGATCACGGCATCGCTCATCGCCTCCGATTTCCTGCTCGCACTGTTCTTCTTCATCGTGGGCATGGAGCTGAAGCAGGAGTTCGTGATCGGTTCTCTTCGCGATCCGAAGCGTGCGCTCGTGCCGATTATTGCGGCCGTCTTCGGTATGGCCGGCCCGGTTGCCGTGTACTCGGTCGTGCAGCTCCTTTCCGATACTCCCAACTGGGACGGTTGGGCCGTGCCGGTGGCCACGGATATTGCTTTCGCGCTCGGCGTGCTCGGCCTGTTCGGCAAGGGTTTGCCGATCGCGATGCGCACCTTCCTCATGACCCTCGCCGTTGTTGACGACCTGCTCGGCATCACGATCATTGCCGTCTTCTTCTCGTCGAACCTGAACTTCGTTTACCTCGCCCTGTCGCTGGTGACGATCGCCGTCTTTGGTTTCATGGTCCAGCGCCGCATAATCAAGTGGTACATCCTGTGGCCGCTCGGCCTGTTGGCCTGGTTCTTCATGTTCGCATCCGGCATTCATGCGACCATCGCGGGGGTCGCGCTCGGCATGACAGTCCCAGCCATCCAGCGCGCCAGCGAACCGCTCCCCCTCACCGAGGAGCTCACCGAAAAGCTCAACTTCTACTCCGCGGGCATCATCCTGCCGATCTTCGCCTTCTTCGCGGCCGGCGTGAACATCGTCGACTCGGGTGGTATCGGCGCCATGCTGACCGACCCGGCCGCAATGGGTATCTACCTTGGTCTGCCCGTGGGCAAGACCATCGGCATCACGCTTGGCGTGGCCATCCTCGTCTACGTTTTCCGCCTCAAGCTCGGCAAGGGACTCAGCCTGCCAGACATTTTGGCGGTCTCCATGACGGCCGGTATCGGCTTTACGGTGTCACTGCTGATCGCCACGCTGTCCTTCAGCGCCGGCGTCCCGGCCGGCCCGCACGCCCGCGTCGCCGTGCTCCTGGGCACGTTCATTTCGCTCATCCTCGGCGCGATCCTGCTGCGCTGGCGCGCCGCTTGGCACGCACGTCACCCCGAGGTAGCCGCAGCTGCCGACGCTGCCGACGACGCCGAAGCCCCGGCTGGCTCTGCTGATCCGGCACGCTCTGGTGTTCCGGAGAGCGCCGACGATCGCACCTGGGGTGAAGTCCCCGGCGGCGAACCCGAGGTCGGGCCGAATCACTACGACCGCTAG
- a CDS encoding Ppx/GppA phosphatase family protein, which translates to MRVAGIDCGTNSIRLLIADVPDEDGPLTDVVRRMEIARLGQGVDRTGQFDPVALERTLAFVDEYGEQCREHGVESIRFAATSATRDAANRELFVAGVRERLGVDVQVLSGQEEARASFAGATSVLAGSTEEPFLTVDLGGGSTELVLGRADGTILGAASMDVGCVRMRERHLHSDPLTDGEIAAARADVQEALDTTGIDLSQTRTLIGLAGTITTITAKVLDLREYDAKRIHGAQMSLAEADGACEWFIRSTAEERARLPFMHPGRVDVIHAGALVWQEVIRRVASATAETIPLTHTITSEHDILDGMALWAAREPNPPAWVR; encoded by the coding sequence ATGAGGGTTGCAGGAATTGATTGCGGAACGAACTCGATCCGCCTGTTAATTGCGGACGTGCCCGACGAGGACGGGCCGCTCACGGACGTGGTTCGGCGAATGGAGATCGCACGTCTGGGGCAGGGCGTGGATCGCACAGGCCAGTTTGATCCGGTAGCGCTCGAGCGGACGTTGGCGTTCGTGGACGAGTATGGTGAACAATGCCGGGAGCACGGGGTGGAGTCGATTCGTTTTGCGGCGACGTCGGCCACCCGGGATGCGGCTAACCGCGAGCTGTTTGTGGCGGGCGTACGGGAGAGGCTCGGGGTGGATGTGCAAGTGCTGTCGGGTCAGGAGGAGGCGCGGGCGTCGTTTGCTGGTGCTACTTCTGTGCTGGCGGGTTCGACCGAGGAGCCGTTTTTGACGGTTGACCTGGGCGGCGGTTCGACGGAGCTGGTGCTTGGGCGTGCGGATGGCACGATCCTTGGGGCGGCGTCGATGGACGTGGGATGCGTGCGGATGAGGGAACGGCACTTGCATTCTGATCCGCTCACCGACGGCGAGATAGCGGCGGCGCGTGCCGACGTGCAGGAGGCGCTGGACACTACGGGGATTGATCTTTCCCAGACTCGTACGCTCATTGGGCTTGCGGGCACGATCACGACGATCACCGCGAAGGTGCTTGATCTTCGGGAATACGATGCGAAGAGGATTCACGGTGCGCAAATGTCTTTGGCGGAGGCAGACGGCGCGTGCGAGTGGTTTATTAGGTCGACGGCGGAAGAACGGGCAAGGCTACCGTTCATGCATCCGGGGCGTGTGGATGTGATTCATGCGGGTGCGCTCGTATGGCAGGAAGTGATCCGGCGTGTGGCAAGTGCGACCGCGGAAACTATCCCGCTGACTCATACGATCACGTCTGAGCATGACATCTTGGATGGGATGGCGCTGTGGGCGGCGCGTGAGCCTAATCCGCCGGCGTGGGTGCGGTAG
- a CDS encoding DUF501 domain-containing protein, protein MSETPTIALETLRQVAANATEIRESDHAVITEQLGRYPRGLVGIGARCACGAPAVTITYPRLPDGSPFPTLFYLSLPSLVKEISRIESAGQMVDFNERLANDADYRAAHERAHRIYVERREILADVPEIDDRSAGGMPDRVKCLHALAGYALAVGPGVVPAGDDALAIAGWDPAVCRCVDRRDQAQSDGGQQ, encoded by the coding sequence ATGAGTGAAACCCCTACGATTGCGCTGGAAACGCTGAGGCAGGTGGCGGCAAACGCCACGGAGATTCGCGAATCGGACCACGCCGTCATTACTGAACAGCTCGGGCGTTATCCGCGCGGGCTGGTCGGGATAGGTGCGCGGTGCGCGTGCGGTGCTCCGGCTGTGACGATCACTTATCCGCGCCTGCCGGATGGTAGCCCGTTCCCGACTCTGTTCTACCTGTCGCTGCCTTCCTTGGTGAAAGAGATTTCGCGGATTGAAAGCGCCGGTCAGATGGTGGATTTCAACGAGAGGCTGGCAAATGATGCCGATTATCGTGCCGCTCACGAGCGCGCCCATCGTATCTATGTGGAGCGTCGGGAAATACTGGCGGACGTGCCGGAGATTGATGACCGTTCAGCGGGCGGGATGCCGGATCGTGTGAAGTGTTTGCATGCGCTGGCAGGGTATGCGCTCGCGGTTGGGCCGGGCGTGGTGCCTGCTGGTGATGACGCGCTGGCGATCGCCGGTTGGGATCCGGCCGTGTGCCGGTGTGTGGATCGGCGGGATCAAGCCCAGTCGGATGGAGGCCAACAATGA
- a CDS encoding FtsB family cell division protein, whose translation MSSRRPTGRPGPERSGSRPRARKDSAAAAARRRDSAAPMRPQRADSGSQAAEQAPRKVTAANSQAANRAGTGGQRNQNSSGKSPRPVHNPRPPGQSRASRSKPSENSRPAATRRAPESSARGIERFNKKRHIRFTMGEKTRQFSLRGLAIVFFVLVAIAIVAPPMNRYLEQQQEKRQLTQQLEDATERVALLEQELARWQDDDFVRSQARERLGYVMPGETLYLVSDPDEGTHEQQLAERTKEMNDRRRQATPFYVTMWDSIVIAGGAGEETNPSNVPLIGQTPAEDTTSPGSSEPASDSPDGDTSGDEASDDAGDSDTSDGGAPDGDAE comes from the coding sequence ATGAGTTCGCGTCGCCCTACTGGTCGGCCCGGTCCGGAACGGTCGGGCTCGCGTCCGCGTGCCCGCAAGGATTCGGCGGCGGCAGCGGCCCGGCGTCGCGACAGTGCAGCTCCCATGCGCCCACAGCGCGCCGACTCCGGGAGCCAAGCGGCCGAGCAAGCTCCAAGGAAAGTGACCGCCGCGAATAGCCAGGCTGCGAACAGGGCTGGTACAGGCGGGCAGCGAAACCAAAACTCGTCCGGTAAGTCCCCACGGCCGGTACACAATCCGCGGCCGCCTGGGCAGAGTCGGGCCTCGCGGAGCAAACCCAGTGAGAACTCGCGGCCTGCGGCAACGCGCCGTGCCCCTGAATCCTCGGCGCGTGGAATCGAACGCTTTAATAAGAAACGCCACATCCGGTTCACGATGGGGGAGAAGACCCGGCAGTTTTCTCTGCGGGGTCTTGCCATCGTATTTTTCGTGCTAGTTGCGATCGCCATTGTGGCGCCGCCGATGAACCGCTACCTTGAGCAGCAGCAAGAAAAGCGCCAACTCACTCAGCAGTTGGAAGACGCTACAGAACGCGTGGCCCTTCTTGAGCAGGAGTTGGCGCGCTGGCAAGACGACGACTTCGTGCGCAGCCAAGCCCGCGAACGGCTCGGCTATGTGATGCCCGGGGAGACGCTCTACTTGGTGTCCGATCCGGACGAGGGCACGCACGAGCAGCAGCTTGCCGAGCGGACCAAGGAGATGAATGACCGGCGTCGTCAGGCTACCCCGTTCTATGTGACGATGTGGGATTCGATCGTGATCGCGGGTGGGGCCGGAGAGGAGACGAATCCGTCGAACGTGCCGCTGATCGGGCAGACGCCGGCTGAGGATACGACGTCGCCAGGTAGCAGCGAACCGGCAAGTGACAGTCCCGACGGCGATACGTCCGGCGACGAGGCCAGCGACGACGCCGGTGATAGCGACACCTCTGATGGCGGCGCACCCGACGGCGACGCCGAATAA
- the eno gene encoding phosphopyruvate hydratase — protein sequence MANIEAVHAREILDSRGNPTVEVEVLLDDGHFGRAGVPSGASTGAFEAVELRDGDDSRYLGKGVANAVANVIEEMEEEILGLDASEQRYIDQVLRDLDGTDNKGKLGANGILGVSLAIAKASAESAGLSLYSYLGGPNAHILPVPMMNILNGGEHADTDVDIQEFMIAPIGAPTFKEALRMGAEVYHALKAVLKDRGLNTGLGDEGGFAPNLETNAAALDLIVEAIEKAGYKPGADVALALDVASTEFFKDGAYQFEGGKKSPAEMIAYYEKLVSDYPIVSIEDPLSEDEWDSWVEMTAALGDKVQLVGDDLFVTNPERLRKGIELGAANSLLVKVNQIGTLSETLEAVELAHRSGYTSMTSHRSGETEDTTIADLAVATNSGQIKTGAPARGERVNKYNQLLRIEEELDDAAVYAGASAFPRFKA from the coding sequence GTGGCAAACATTGAAGCCGTACATGCACGTGAGATTCTGGATTCGCGTGGTAACCCCACCGTCGAGGTTGAGGTTCTTCTCGACGACGGTCACTTCGGCCGCGCCGGCGTTCCCTCCGGTGCCTCCACGGGCGCATTTGAGGCTGTTGAGCTGCGTGACGGCGACGATTCGCGTTACCTCGGCAAGGGCGTTGCCAACGCCGTCGCTAACGTGATCGAGGAAATGGAAGAAGAAATCCTCGGCCTGGACGCCTCCGAACAGCGTTACATCGACCAGGTGCTGCGCGATCTTGACGGCACGGACAACAAGGGCAAGCTCGGTGCGAACGGCATCCTGGGCGTGTCGCTGGCGATTGCGAAGGCTTCGGCGGAATCGGCTGGCCTGTCGCTGTACTCCTACCTGGGCGGCCCGAACGCTCACATTCTCCCCGTCCCGATGATGAACATCCTCAACGGTGGCGAACACGCTGACACCGACGTCGACATCCAAGAGTTCATGATCGCTCCGATCGGTGCTCCCACGTTCAAGGAAGCGCTGCGCATGGGGGCCGAGGTCTACCACGCACTCAAGGCAGTCCTTAAGGATCGCGGCCTGAACACCGGCCTGGGCGACGAGGGCGGCTTCGCCCCGAACCTTGAGACGAACGCCGCTGCCCTCGACCTCATCGTGGAAGCCATCGAGAAGGCTGGCTACAAGCCGGGTGCCGACGTCGCGCTCGCACTTGACGTTGCGTCCACCGAGTTCTTCAAGGACGGCGCCTACCAGTTCGAAGGCGGCAAGAAGAGCCCGGCCGAAATGATCGCGTACTACGAGAAGCTCGTGTCCGACTACCCGATCGTCTCGATTGAGGATCCGCTGTCGGAAGACGAGTGGGATTCGTGGGTTGAAATGACGGCCGCGCTGGGTGACAAGGTGCAGCTGGTGGGCGACGACCTGTTCGTCACCAACCCGGAACGCCTGCGCAAGGGCATCGAACTTGGTGCAGCTAACTCGCTGCTGGTCAAGGTGAACCAGATCGGCACGCTCTCCGAGACGCTCGAGGCCGTGGAGCTGGCACACCGTTCCGGCTACACGTCGATGACCTCGCACCGTTCGGGCGAGACCGAAGACACGACCATCGCCGACCTAGCGGTTGCCACCAACTCCGGACAGATCAAGACGGGTGCACCCGCACGTGGCGAGCGCGTCAACAAGTACAACCAGCTGCTGCGCATCGAGGAAGAACTCGACGACGCAGCAGTCTACGCCGGCGCATCCGCTTTCCCGCGGTTCAAGGCGTAA
- a CDS encoding DUF3800 domain-containing protein yields the protein MSSPHSSQTSQLYAYVDETGDLGARPGKASRYFGMAGILLDEKGAGEAREFIENLKDEFNVPDWKNFSWKEHVRKHERRKYISQRMGELENIQVIYVFTDKDRLNGEYVNERARLYNYVAGEMLKSLCWAAREWNREAPLSIRYSHVKNLDHNGATKPYFEKYILPNLSEILPLDIKWVDARNFKESDLADLFAGCLYAAINQDEYGNREGAYLRNVWPLVNKSEPCETSEEKSRTPLGFTPLPEYNVVDEFDWFVDIVRNRF from the coding sequence ATGAGCTCACCGCATTCTTCTCAAACGTCCCAGCTATACGCCTATGTCGATGAGACTGGCGATTTGGGCGCCAGACCCGGCAAAGCTAGTCGGTATTTCGGGATGGCCGGAATACTGCTAGACGAAAAAGGAGCAGGCGAGGCACGCGAGTTTATCGAGAACCTTAAAGATGAATTCAATGTTCCTGATTGGAAAAATTTTTCGTGGAAAGAACATGTTCGGAAGCACGAGAGAAGAAAGTACATTTCCCAGCGAATGGGAGAGCTGGAAAATATTCAGGTCATTTATGTTTTCACCGATAAAGACCGCCTTAACGGCGAATACGTGAACGAGCGTGCCCGCCTCTATAACTACGTCGCGGGTGAAATGTTGAAAAGCCTATGTTGGGCAGCGCGGGAGTGGAACCGAGAGGCACCACTATCCATAAGGTATTCTCACGTGAAGAATCTGGATCACAATGGTGCAACAAAGCCGTACTTTGAAAAATATATTCTGCCGAATCTGAGCGAAATCTTGCCGCTGGATATTAAATGGGTCGATGCTCGTAATTTTAAGGAATCAGATTTAGCAGATCTTTTTGCCGGCTGTCTCTATGCTGCTATTAATCAGGACGAATATGGAAATCGTGAGGGCGCGTATCTGCGTAATGTTTGGCCTCTTGTGAATAAAAGTGAGCCTTGCGAAACGTCGGAAGAAAAATCTAGAACCCCGCTGGGGTTTACGCCCTTACCTGAATATAATGTAGTTGACGAGTTTGACTGGTTTGTCGATATTGTGCGTAATCGATTTTGA
- the mfd gene encoding transcription-repair coupling factor has translation MDLRPVLNILRDDAGASIAPYAADRFGDFAMPRGAFAPVIAELVRGSETGEAGAHTAEPGSGKHPRGLQVVVTTSGSEAEDLRSALRAYIPAENMALFPAWETLPHERLSPRADTVAERLTTLRRLAHPEEFVPLKVLLVPLRAFLQPIAAGLGELEPVTLKVGDVVDFEQVQERLVRAAYTRVDMIESRGQFAVRGGIIDIFPPTADHPLRVEFFGDEVDEIRSFAVADQRSMDNVDELYAPPCREILLTDDVRSRASKAIEDLPGAEEMLAKIANGIAVEGMESLQPVLVDKMHLLVDELPAGARIIMAEPERLAQRAESLHETTQEFLAAAWSAAAAGGQIPISVSSASFEEIDDVERAATGRGLGWWTIGGFAGADSVRLALREPQNFAGNVDAALRQVGKLAREQWRVVVAVEGAGLGRRIVDQLGDVDVPARFSEDLGEVTPGVVSVVTAPVQSGFVAEGSKFALLGSNDLVGRKRARSAQQRQMPKRRKNAVDPLQLKPGDYVVHARHGVAQFVQLAKRRLGGPNGAQRDYVVLEYAPSKRGGARDQLWVPTDQLDQISKYSGGDSPTLNKMGGADWAKTKAKARAAVKQIAKELVRLYAQRRATKGHAFSPDTPWQRELEDAFEHVETPDQLATIEEVKRDMEAPEPMDRLISGDVGYGKTEIAVRAAFKAVQDGKQVAVLAPTTLLVGQHVETFKERYAGFPVNVAQLSRFQTDREADEVKKGLRDGSVDVVIGTHKLITGDVRFKDLGLVVIDEEQRFGVEHKETLKQLYPAVDVLSMSATPIPRTLEMAVTGLRQMSTLATPPEERHPILTYVGVHESQQVAAAIKRELLRDGQVFYVHNRTQSINRVAAELQELVPDARIGVAHGKMSEYQLELIIDQFWNKEIDVLVSTTIIETGLDISNANTLIVENAHKLGLSQLHQLRGRVGRGRDRAYAYFLYPRDGTMTETALERLRTIASNTELGAGFQVALKDLEIRGAGNLLGGEQSGHIAGVGFDLYIRMISEAVANITGQDERTDAEKAGEIRIEIPVEAYVPETWVTSERLRLEIYTKIAATTSEPQRADVRAELVDRYGPVPVEVDRLFELARLREKAGRAGIEEITMQGRNVRFAPVVLPDSRQARLRRLYPKAIAKPAIRTLLVPTPVADPRKLGAQKPIDNEEMVEFVNQVIDSVFLASIGS, from the coding sequence ATGGATCTGCGCCCAGTTCTCAACATTCTTCGGGACGACGCCGGAGCGTCCATCGCCCCGTATGCCGCCGATCGTTTCGGCGACTTCGCCATGCCACGTGGCGCCTTCGCGCCTGTTATTGCCGAGCTGGTTCGCGGCTCCGAGACGGGCGAAGCCGGTGCCCACACGGCCGAGCCCGGCAGCGGCAAACATCCCCGCGGCCTGCAGGTGGTGGTGACGACGTCGGGCAGCGAAGCCGAAGACCTGCGCTCGGCGCTGCGTGCCTACATTCCGGCAGAGAATATGGCGTTGTTCCCCGCGTGGGAAACCCTCCCGCATGAGCGGCTCTCTCCGCGCGCCGACACCGTGGCTGAGCGGCTAACCACGCTACGCCGGCTCGCACACCCAGAGGAGTTTGTGCCGCTCAAGGTGTTGCTCGTGCCGCTTCGCGCATTCTTGCAGCCGATCGCGGCAGGGCTCGGGGAACTGGAGCCGGTGACGCTCAAGGTGGGCGACGTCGTCGACTTCGAGCAGGTGCAAGAACGCCTCGTGCGGGCTGCATACACGCGGGTTGACATGATCGAAAGCCGCGGGCAGTTCGCCGTGCGCGGCGGAATCATTGACATCTTTCCGCCCACCGCCGACCACCCGCTGCGCGTGGAGTTCTTCGGCGACGAAGTTGACGAAATCCGTTCGTTCGCCGTCGCAGACCAGCGCTCGATGGACAACGTCGACGAACTATACGCGCCGCCATGCCGGGAAATCCTGCTTACGGACGACGTGCGCTCGCGAGCCTCGAAAGCGATCGAGGACCTGCCGGGCGCGGAGGAGATGCTGGCCAAGATCGCGAACGGGATCGCGGTGGAGGGCATGGAATCCCTGCAGCCGGTGCTCGTGGACAAGATGCACTTGCTGGTCGACGAGTTACCCGCCGGGGCACGGATCATCATGGCCGAGCCGGAGCGCCTCGCCCAGCGGGCCGAGTCCTTGCATGAAACCACGCAGGAGTTTTTGGCGGCGGCATGGTCGGCGGCGGCTGCGGGCGGGCAGATCCCGATCTCGGTGTCGAGTGCGTCGTTTGAGGAGATCGACGACGTCGAACGCGCGGCCACCGGGCGCGGGCTCGGCTGGTGGACGATTGGCGGATTCGCGGGCGCCGATTCGGTGCGCCTGGCGTTGCGAGAGCCGCAGAATTTTGCGGGCAATGTGGATGCGGCCTTGCGCCAGGTGGGCAAGCTGGCTCGTGAGCAGTGGCGCGTGGTCGTGGCCGTGGAGGGCGCCGGGCTGGGACGGCGTATCGTCGACCAGCTGGGTGACGTGGACGTTCCCGCCCGGTTCAGCGAGGATCTGGGCGAAGTGACCCCCGGCGTCGTCAGCGTGGTGACGGCTCCCGTGCAGTCGGGCTTCGTTGCTGAAGGTTCCAAGTTCGCGCTTCTGGGCAGTAACGACCTGGTGGGGCGTAAGCGGGCGCGCTCGGCGCAGCAGCGCCAGATGCCTAAGCGGCGTAAGAACGCCGTCGACCCGCTCCAGCTCAAGCCGGGCGACTATGTGGTGCACGCACGCCACGGCGTCGCTCAATTCGTGCAACTGGCCAAGCGGCGGCTGGGCGGGCCGAACGGGGCGCAACGCGACTACGTAGTGCTCGAATACGCGCCGTCCAAGCGGGGCGGGGCGCGCGATCAGCTGTGGGTGCCCACCGACCAGCTCGACCAGATCTCCAAATATTCCGGCGGCGATTCTCCGACGCTCAACAAGATGGGCGGGGCTGATTGGGCTAAGACGAAGGCGAAGGCGCGGGCGGCCGTCAAGCAGATCGCGAAGGAGCTCGTGCGGCTGTATGCGCAGCGCCGGGCCACGAAGGGGCACGCGTTTTCGCCCGATACGCCGTGGCAGCGCGAGCTTGAGGACGCCTTCGAGCACGTGGAAACTCCGGATCAGTTGGCGACGATCGAAGAGGTCAAGCGGGACATGGAGGCCCCGGAGCCGATGGATCGGCTGATTTCCGGCGACGTCGGCTACGGCAAAACCGAGATCGCGGTGAGGGCCGCGTTCAAGGCCGTGCAGGACGGCAAGCAGGTGGCCGTGCTAGCGCCGACCACGCTGCTCGTTGGGCAGCACGTGGAGACCTTCAAGGAGCGCTACGCGGGCTTCCCGGTGAACGTGGCGCAACTGTCGCGTTTCCAGACCGATCGCGAGGCCGACGAGGTGAAGAAGGGGCTGCGCGACGGGAGCGTCGACGTCGTCATCGGCACGCACAAGCTCATCACGGGTGACGTGCGGTTTAAGGACCTCGGGCTCGTTGTGATTGACGAGGAGCAGCGCTTCGGCGTCGAACATAAGGAAACACTCAAACAGTTGTATCCGGCGGTGGACGTGCTGTCCATGTCCGCAACGCCGATCCCGCGTACGCTCGAAATGGCCGTGACCGGCCTGCGGCAGATGTCGACGCTGGCTACCCCGCCCGAGGAACGCCACCCGATTTTGACGTACGTGGGCGTGCACGAATCCCAGCAGGTGGCGGCCGCGATCAAGCGCGAGCTGCTGCGCGACGGGCAGGTGTTCTACGTGCACAACCGTACCCAGTCGATCAACCGGGTGGCGGCGGAGCTACAGGAGCTGGTGCCGGACGCGCGGATCGGCGTCGCCCACGGCAAGATGAGCGAATACCAGCTCGAGCTCATCATCGACCAGTTCTGGAACAAAGAGATCGACGTGCTCGTGTCCACCACGATCATCGAAACCGGGCTCGACATTTCGAATGCGAACACGCTGATCGTGGAGAACGCGCACAAGCTCGGCCTGTCGCAGCTCCACCAGTTGCGCGGGCGCGTGGGCCGCGGGCGGGATCGTGCTTATGCCTACTTCTTGTATCCGCGTGATGGGACGATGACGGAGACGGCCCTGGAGCGCCTGCGCACGATCGCCTCCAACACGGAGCTGGGCGCAGGTTTCCAGGTGGCGCTCAAGGATCTGGAGATCCGCGGGGCTGGCAACCTGTTGGGCGGCGAACAGTCCGGGCATATCGCCGGAGTTGGCTTCGACCTCTACATTCGGATGATTTCCGAGGCGGTTGCGAACATTACCGGGCAGGACGAGCGTACGGACGCCGAGAAGGCGGGCGAGATCCGGATCGAGATCCCGGTGGAAGCTTACGTGCCGGAGACGTGGGTGACGTCGGAGCGGCTGCGGCTGGAGATTTACACGAAGATTGCGGCGACGACGTCGGAACCCCAGCGGGCCGACGTGCGGGCGGAACTCGTGGACCGGTACGGACCGGTGCCCGTGGAAGTGGACCGGCTGTTCGAGCTGGCACGCCTGCGGGAAAAGGCCGGGCGGGCAGGGATCGAGGAGATCACCATGCAGGGGCGCAACGTGCGGTTCGCGCCGGTGGTGCTGCCGGATTCGCGGCAGGCCCGGCTGCGCCGACTCTATCCGAAGGCGATTGCGAAGCCGGCGATCCGGACGTTGCTCGTGCCGACGCCCGTCGCTGATCCACGCAAGCTCGGCGCACAAAAACCGATCGACAACGAAGAGATGGTCGAGTTCGTCAACCAGGTGATCGACTCGGTGTTCCTTGCTTCTATCGGTAGTTAG
- the pth gene encoding aminoacyl-tRNA hydrolase, protein MFAVVGLGNPGPRYEATRHNIGQHVVHLLARRAGTELALHKQTNTHAASVRVGVAPGELGEQVILGISNAYMNVSGGPVSALMKYFKIAPENLIVVHDELDLPFGTLRLKRGGGSGGHNGLKDITKALGTQDYVRLRFGIGRPPGRQDPSDFVLAKFSAAEDRQIDVLIDEAADAVEDVLTLGLEKATQRLHTGK, encoded by the coding sequence ATGTTTGCAGTTGTTGGCCTTGGTAATCCCGGGCCGCGATACGAGGCAACCCGCCACAACATTGGCCAGCACGTCGTGCACTTGCTGGCGCGCCGCGCGGGCACGGAGTTGGCGCTCCACAAGCAGACGAACACGCACGCCGCATCCGTGCGGGTGGGCGTGGCTCCGGGGGAGCTGGGTGAGCAGGTGATCCTGGGAATTTCGAACGCATACATGAACGTCTCCGGTGGTCCGGTGTCGGCGCTCATGAAATACTTTAAGATCGCGCCGGAGAACCTGATCGTCGTCCACGACGAACTCGACCTGCCATTTGGCACGCTGCGGCTCAAGCGCGGCGGAGGATCGGGCGGTCACAACGGGCTGAAAGACATCACGAAGGCGCTCGGCACACAGGACTACGTGCGCCTACGTTTCGGAATCGGGCGCCCGCCCGGCCGGCAAGACCCGTCCGACTTCGTGCTTGCCAAGTTTTCGGCGGCCGAAGATCGGCAGATCGACGTCTTGATTGACGAGGCGGCCGACGCCGTCGAAGACGTGCTCACCCTCGGCCTCGAGAAGGCCACACAGCGTCTGCACACCGGCAAGTAG
- a CDS encoding 50S ribosomal protein L25/general stress protein Ctc: MASKTPQLETTARNEFGKGASRRLRRDGLLPVVVYGHGEDPIHLTVNYHDAFLIVRGNPNALMHLLIDGDKQLVIVKDIQRNPLTRLVEHLDLLRVKADEKVLVEVPVEIVGEPFGIAIATLELMTLPVEAPVTDIPETIVVDVEDLKDGENVTIADMKFPEGVTTELEADEVVVVVAEPQEVELPEPEEGAEEEGEGAAEADADEAGEEE, encoded by the coding sequence ATGGCATCTAAGACGCCGCAGCTGGAAACCACAGCACGCAATGAATTTGGTAAGGGCGCTTCGCGCCGCCTTCGCCGCGACGGCCTTCTTCCCGTGGTTGTGTACGGCCACGGAGAAGACCCGATTCACCTCACGGTCAATTACCACGATGCGTTCCTCATCGTGCGCGGTAACCCGAACGCGCTCATGCACCTTCTGATCGACGGCGACAAGCAGCTCGTCATCGTCAAAGACATTCAGCGCAACCCGCTTACCCGTCTCGTCGAGCACCTCGACCTGCTACGCGTGAAGGCGGACGAGAAGGTCCTCGTCGAGGTGCCTGTCGAAATCGTGGGCGAACCGTTCGGCATCGCGATCGCCACCCTCGAGCTTATGACCCTGCCCGTCGAAGCTCCTGTTACCGACATTCCGGAGACGATCGTCGTCGACGTCGAAGACCTCAAGGACGGCGAGAACGTGACGATCGCTGACATGAAGTTCCCCGAGGGTGTCACGACCGAACTTGAAGCCGACGAGGTCGTCGTCGTGGTTGCAGAACCGCAAGAAGTCGAACTTCCTGAACCTGAAGAAGGCGCTGAAGAAGAAGGCGAAGGCGCCGCTGAAGCTGACGCTGACGAAGCTGGCGAAGAAGAGTAA